The genomic interval TCTTAACtgtaaatattaacacatgaaaCTACCATGCCTTCAAGATGATTTTGTTcctattttttaactattttctTTAGTGTTACATGGAGTTGATTAAGGGTAAATTTATTTTCGttgtaattaagtaaatgtaGTAGAAGTAATGGGCATTTCACTCTGTTAAGTATTTGGACACTACTAAGGCCATACAACATATACAgaatacattcatttaaattaattataaataaataaaaataaactaaacaattaacaaatagatatatattattcTAGAGAACCAACTTCACTTTTCGGAGTGAATTTTGCTATTAGTTACTGCATTACTTATGATCATGATTCACTAACATTTGACAaacacaaatgtgaccctggagcacaagaccagtcttaagtcgcaggggtatatttgtagcaatagccaacaatacattgtgtggttcaaaattatatatttttttcttttatgccaaaaatcactaggatattaagtttgtaaatttgaaaagtaaataaaaagttttaatatatcaaaacttaatttttgattagtaatatgctttgctaagaacttagatttggacagctttaaaggcgattttctcagtattttaatttttttgcaccctcagattccagattttcaaatagttgtatcctggccaaatattttctgatcctaacaaaccatacatcaatcgaaagcttatttactatatattattatgtataaataatacaaatattttaatttaaataatagaatattatgactttttttgtcCAGGGTCACGAatatgttttctcttagttaTGAATCCatacatatattgttttataaaaccaaaccaaaaaaagacaaagaaattaGAAAAAGGGTTTCAAATGctaaacattcaaaagtttggcagTCAGTACATTTTCTCaaagaaattattacatttattcagtaaggatgtatTCAATTTTTGCTCTCTCATTTTTTAGTCTCTTtggattaattaaataattaactaactaattcaaataaatgctgttctttaaaacaaTCCTGGaaaatggtttccataaaaatagtaTGCAGCATCAAGTCAGTATGTAAtcgtgatttctgaaggatcatgtgacactgaagactggagcaatgatgctgaaatcttagctttacatcacaggaataaaatgcattttaaaatatattcaaatagaaaaacatactgttttactgtattttgatcaaatagatgcagcgTTTGtatgcataagaaaaaaaatatttttttcaaagatcTTACTGACAAACATTTGAATGAATCTCATACTGAAATCGATTTTCTTCTGCCGTTGGGTTACTCATTTTCCTAGCAATTCTGGTCGGCATAGAAAGCAACAGCTGTTCGGGTGTTATATTGTTTTTCCATAgtgtcagtttttgtttttatatcctGTAGCTCCCTTATAAATATGTATACCTTATGTTTAATGTggtgggttttatttttataggtgTTATAACTCGCAAAAGGTGAACAACTTTTTACAAGTCTCCCCAGTGAGCGCAGCAAGCCAGCACATCAGTTTTGAAAGTCTTTAGTACTTCACACTCCCAAGTCTTTTTTTGACTATTCTTCGTTCTACATTGAGCATCAAGCATGTGAAAACATCACAAAAAGATATGAGAACTAATGCAAATATCATACTAAGCAGCTGCTCGGTCTGTGAATGACACCAAGTGTGTAAAGCTAAAAAGAGTTCAAGATCAAGCGAGAGGATTTTACCACACTGCGTGACTTTGAAGAGAGTGTGTTTGTAATCATTCAGATAGCGATTGAGAAACAGCACCATGGGGAACTCGGCAAACACGAAACTCAGCTGCAGGAGAGAAGAGAGACAGAGTGAACGCTATAAATAGCTGCATATTAATGCACAAACCCACATATGCAGCCGGGatctgacacatacacacacacgcagctcTGAATACACATAAACACTTCAGGGGAAAACACAACTAATTAAAGGTTAACTATTACTGATTTACTGCAACTGCACACATTTTAGCCAGAAACGGATCATCTTATCTCACATGGAAAATGATGTAGAAGACAGACTGGAAAATGATGATGTAAGAATTGAAGGCTCCTTTGGGGGGCTTCTTCTGCTCCTGGACATGTTCGTCCTTATAGTTCACATACTCATAATACTGCTGGGCCATTCTGATCACCACACAAAACAAAGAGGAGGGAGTGGGTGGGGAGTTAGTTaactcttattgtatttttctagtgagCAAAGACTATGTGAGGTGGTATAACTGAGAATTGCTAAATGCATAATCTGAAAAATGATGAGCAAGCAGGTTTCTCCGTTTACCAACTCACAGAACTGATTTGTCGAGTCGGTGTTGCAATAATGAAAATCATCCGACATTTTGGCTTAGCTATAGTTTCTCCAACAGAACTGGgatcattttacatttacattcaatcgTTTAGCAgatggttttgttgttgttataaataagaacaatagaagcaattaaACCAACAAACGggtaatttttatgtaaatataatatgtaaatactGTGACAAATCCAGATTAGTATAACACCACTAGCAagggtttttaaaataataataataataataataaaaaaacaagtagatagaattgaaaaatctttattttttcaaatgctaCTGTTGGAGGTCAAGTttcttgtatttaaaatatttcacagcGAAGGATGGTTTTCATGTTATGGCCTGTAACTgcaaaatatgtgaccctggagcacaaaaccagtcttaagccactgggttatatttgtagcaatagccaacaatacattgtatcggtcaaaattattgatattttgtaaatttcctaaaatttaccctcagattccagattttcaaatagttgtatctcggccaaatattgtcctaataaaccatacaacTTATTTTTTCAGCTTTCATGCGATGTATAAATCTCTATTTCGAAAAAACGgactcttatgactggttttgttgtccagggtcacatatatattcagaattctCTAATATTGGACAATAATCAATATAATACTGATAAAGTGCATTACAACTGCAGCTtcagttttgcttttattttgcgtaATAATGCTGAACTACTGCAGAAAATTGAGAAGTAgaataaaatactgtaaactTCCAATAAAATAGCAATATGCTTAAAATGACTGACCCATACACCATCATTCAAAAATTCTGTATGTTTTTCTGAAAGAAGCCTCCTATTAAAAACaccaaaactgtgaaatattattactatatattatattattactatcttctattttaaatactttaaaatcttAATATTTCCGGTGagggaaaagctgaattttcagcatcattacattttattaacaatGACCATTTTCTCAGGATTTATTTATAGaatagtatttataatattataaatgtctttactgttgcttttgatcaatttaaagcttACTTGCTCAATAGAATCATTCATGTCTTCCTCAAACTATACTGTACATCACTGATCCGGGCACCTTCAGCTTCTGAACACCCTCACCTGGTGATGTAGTTTCCAAGTGATGCCCAAAGAGGAACGATGACAATACCAATGGCCACAGCTGACGGTACAAGAGTGTAATATCGCTCCCAGTAATTGGTTGATACAAAGAGAGCATAGATGCCCGAAGCCAGGAACATCATCCACTTAGTACCAAGAAATCTGAGAAAGAAATTGAGAAAAACAATTAAGGGTGTGGGATTACTGAACTGTAATTATCACCAGTCATTTTTAGTTCACACCACAGACGTGAGAAGACCTTTGGTGCCAAAACTGCTTGAGCATTAAGTGGACAGTAGATGAACAGTAGAAGCTTTGCTAATAACTGTGACGGCGggtgaaagaaaacatccaaaaaacCAAACTAAATGAGCAAAGCGGTAAAAACGTAGGTTGCATGAGCATTATGAAACAAAAGACAAATGCAAGGAAAGAGAAAAACTTAACCTAATGAGCACCGGCGTGTAGAGCAGGCCGACAATAGGTGTAACGTTGATGCCCATCAGCATTTTGTTGTCGATATCCTCCAGCCCTAAAGTACCATACTTCACCTCTCTATACGTCTCATCGTAGTGCAGAATTAACTGCATCTGTAATAGACCTACAAAGAAACAGCTCATGATGAAACATGCACAACTCTCcgaaaaccttcttttgtttTTGGCTTGTGACAAGATGTCTCAGATTTGTCAGCTGCTCCTCGATTTCACAGTCTCGGTCCAAATGAGacatctttttgtgtgtgtgtgtgtgtgtgtgtgtgcatgccaaTGAACTTGCTAAAAATGGCCAGAAGAGTGAAGAGTCAGTGAAGTATGCCATCCACAAAACATGTCATATTCATTTGCACTGCAGACAGTGCATAATGAAATCACACTGATACAACAGTGTGACATAAGTAGAGTCCTACTCAGTGTCGTATTTAGAGTAAGATCTTTTTATAAAGCAGCGTGCAGACTTTGAGGAGTATGAGGTCATCACTGGACTGATTCATGTTATGTGCCTGTGGTGTGTGATGCACAATGGCTGACCCATGTAAACGCTGTAGATGATCATTCCTCCGCAACTGGCCCCCACCACGTTCTTCACTACGCCCAGCCTCTTTCGTCTGTAGTACTTGcgctcctcctcatcctcatcgtAGTCAGGATGTGGGCCGAGAAACTCCTCAACCTGTCAGTGGAAGAATGGTCCAAAAGGTCTGAGACAATATTGAAAATTCGAGATTTTAccatttttcatgtatttttcaaataaatgcagccttggagaacataaaagacttttgaacagtagtttaattAGGGCTGCACTGTCATGACAAAAaacataattgtcgattattcccttgaaattgtacttgcaattattaattatgattctcacaatttacattgaatcatGTTTATACCATCGTTTGATGCAAGTGGATTCcgtattttttatatgaaagtaaacaagctgaaaacactaacttAAAAaagcttttctatagtattaagcctcaaatgtcaaatatgcaggtgctggtcataatacatttatttacatttacatttattcatttagctcacgcttttatccaaagcgacttaaaattgctatatatgtcagaggtcgcacacctctggagcaactaggggttaagtgtcttgctcagggacacattggtgtctcacagtggagcTAACAccataattagaatatcatcaaaaagttgatttatttcagtatttccattcaaaaagtgaaacttgtatattatattaattcattacacacagactgatagatttcaaatgtttatttcttttaattttgatgattataactgacaactaaggaaatcccaaattcagtatctcagaaaatcataatattgtgaaaaggttcaatattgaagacacctggtacAACACTCTAtgcagctaattaactcaaaacacctgcaaaggcttttaaatggactctcagtctagttctgtaggctacacaatcatggggaagactgctgactcgacagttgtccaaaagacgaccttgcacaaggagggtaagacacaaaatgtcattgcaaaagaggctggccgTTCACAGaactctgtgtccaagcacattaatagagaagtgaagggaagggaaagatgtgatagaaaaaaagtgcacaagcaatagggataaccgcaccctggagaggattgtgaaacaaaactgtGGGATAGATTcaaaaagagtggactgcagctggagtcagtgcttcaagaaccactacacacagacgtatgcaagtcatgggtttcagctgtcgcattccctgtatcaagccactcttgaacaacagacagcgtcagaagtctctggagacaaaaaggactggactgctggtgagtagtccaaagttatgtgctctgatgaaagtaaatttagcatttcctttggaaatcagggtcccagagtcaggaggaagagaggagaggcacacagtccacgttgcttgaggtccagtgtaaagtttccacagtcagtgatggtttggggtgccatgtcatctgctggtgttggtcacctgtgttttctgaggtccaaggtcaacacagccgtataccaggaagttttagagcacttcatgcttcctgctgctgaccaactttatgaagatgcagatttaattttccaacaggacttggcatctgcgcacagtgccaaagctaccagtacctggtttaaggaccatggtatcccttttcttaactggccagcaaactcgcctgaccttaaccccatagaaaatctatggggcaTTGTGAaaaggaagatgcgatatgccagacccaagaatgcagaagagctgaaggccactatcagagcaacctgggctctcataacacctgagcagtgccacagactgatcgactccatgccatgctgcattgctgcagtaattcaggcaaaaggagctccaactaagtattgagtgctgtacatgctcatacttttcatttcatACTTTTTTTAGTTGGCCGAGATTTATAAAAatgctttctttgtattggtcttaagtaatattctaattttctgagttaatgaatttgggattttccttagttgtcagttataatcatcaaaattaaaagaaataaacatttgaaatatatcggtctgtgtgtgatgaatgaatataatatacaagtttcactttttgaatggaattagtgaaataaataaactttttgatgatattctaattatatgaccagcacctgtacatcaGATTGGtgtctttaaattataaaaaaaaagtaaaaatatgaatggtattaacATGTTATACTAAAATTCCAATTTAAATAATAGGGAAAAcacttaagataacatgtagaaagaaaaaacgcATCTTAAGCACgtagaataacataagtggacttgtAATCGAGattagaaattcgattaattgtgcagccctaagtgtaattttaaagaacatgttgtaataaatataaaaaaagacttgAGTCTTTTAAACTTCATGGTACATCAGTATATTAAATTCACAAACTATAAATTATgagtatttaaagaaaaaaaataaaataagaaggaTTCAaggaaatgtcaaattaaaattatttattatttttatattattgaattatttgattaaaagatgTAAAACATGTAACATTACATCACATTTCGtaaaattatataacatttaatgtCACCTAAACAACAGTTTTTATTGAAGAATTAAGTTCTGGAATGATAACATTAACAgtggttaaatatttatttcgtagattttcttttttttcagtttagaaaACGTTTCAAGCTGTTTTGTCGTCAATAAAGCAGAAGTATCACTGATACATCCTAGcttacataaaaaagaaaaattcttggCCCGCTACTGACGCTACCTATCCCTGTATGTTTTCGTCAGGAGCGGCCAGCTGCACCTGATCATGTGCATCAGCAGGGGGCGCTCGGTTTCCTTCCGCCTCCCTCTCCGCCTCCGCCTCGCTGTACACGTTCTCCTCAGTGATCACTGCTGCCATCTGCCGGCCGCACTGCTCTCTCACCGCGGTAATGCAGGTAGATCACTGCCAGAggtaaacatttcaaacataaaacaaaataaacattttgagtgACAGCAAAAAAGAGGGAGAAGAATAGAAAACTGTTGCGACTCTGAGTCTGTAATGTAATTAAATACTACATAAACTTGTTCGAAACAAGGTTTGATTGTGGGCGGAAGGTCTAATACAGGTGTATAAAACGACGACACGATAGCGCAACGGCTTTTTAACGCATTTATAGGTAACTTAATGTTGTATATGTAATGAAGCTTGACGATCAAGCAGGGCGAAGTAAACATTAAGCACTAACTAATGAACAAACTTACCAAAGTGGAAATGTCGCTATAGCGACAAAGTCTGCACAGCcgtttaaaagattaaaacctaaCGTTTAAGCAACTTATATGGAGCATCTAATGAAATTTTCGCCTCATAAAACGATGGCTGtaggttttattaaaaaaagagagaaggaaatgaaagTTTTCTGCCCTAGTTCCCcattgtcttaaagggacagtgcctTCTAATGTGGGCTGTTCACACGTGACATAAGGCAGTTGAAAGTTTGCTTTTAATGTTTGCTCAACTTAATGAAGATAACATTGCTGTCAACACACTAGTTACTAGCGAATTATTAGGCACCGTCTTGATTGATTGCAGTTTTAATGTCAGTGTTGCCAACTAATTTTAATGGGAAGTTGCTAAAGAAAGTTTGATTTGTTGCTAAAAGTTGCTAAATGACCCTGTGACGTCATTGCGTAATCACAAAGCAAAATTGTCACTGCATTAAATctcagcaaatatatatatgtacatttagatttgtttgtaaaataataaacgttcttaatataatattaaaatgctaataactgtttaactaaatatattgaatttaaaaaaaacgtaGCTACCTGTTTTGAACGATTACAgtttaagattgtttttttttttttgttggctaGTAAACTGGAAAAACTAAACAATCTGAACAAttctatttttaacagtgtattagGAGTTAGTTAGTatgctacactctaaaaaaaagtctgtaaaataGGGCTCAAATTACTAGTACCTTTTCCATTTTTCTAGTATCAACTTTTTGCTACCTAATCAACAATTGCAAGTACAAGCTACTaacaaaatgtatcataaataaaaaattattaaattactaaattataacatttttattattaaaaaattgcaAATAGTAGCAAATTGAATTCACATGATGTGTGTGTAATACTAGGCATCTTtgactgagacttgttatagcacttgtgtatcattgctcttgtgttgtttttgattgcttccattgtcctcatttgtaattcgcttttgataaaagcgtctgctaaatgactaaatgttatgtaaaagtTCCCAAATAAATTTTAATAGCTAAATTTGTTGCTAGGTGCTTTTGGAAGGAAAAATTGCTAGGGTAGtctgaaaagttgctaaatgATAAAACTTGAAATAAAGGTGCCTTTGGAAATAAAACAATTACCATTATTAATggtttaccaaaaaattaaattgttcatttttaccctcatgttgttcaaaaactgtttgcTGTTGTTTCCATGAAGAATCTTCAAGCAGCTGTTTTCCATACAAATGTCAGTTTATTGTGATCTATAGTGACCAAAACCGAACAGGAAACGTCTCGTTGAAAACAGAATTTATTACATAAGTGGTTCCTTAAAAAGATGAATTTACTGACACAATTCTTTAGCATACTGACAGTCCATTGGTTATTGTTAAAAATAGAAACTTTTAATGAATGCTCtttaaacatataataatagaataaaaactACATTCTCAACTGTCAAGTAACCATATTAacacaattttattaaataatacagttgtaTATAATAACATGCTAATATTTGCTCATTTTAAAGAAAGAGTCAGAAGAGAAACAGAAaggtaaacattttaattatattgcgCAAATAAAGGTACACTTTGTAAAATGCCTGTCAGACATTACAAAGATCAGTGACAACATAAAAAAAGTCTCAAACAAGTTCACAAGgacataatttcacaatatttcacaaatatcCCTTCCCAGACAAACACTTTATTCTGTGACGTTAATAATGTTCATGCCAACAAACTATCAAAGACTCGTAGGATAAAATATATCCCACCTTCTTCCAAAAGTCTTGATCTTTCAGTGCAATGTCTAATAATGGATCAATACTTGTCACAATATTGTTCATATTTGTGTTATGTTGCTAATATCCGTAGCCATGCTGCCCGATTTCCCCCTTTAGATGTCCACAGAGCCCATTTCTCCCATAACCCCCATCCACAGGCCTTCAGGCCCACCCTTAGATTCTGCAGGAGGTCTATCCAGTGCCTGCAGCAGCCTTCCTCATCACCTCCTCATCCTGAACAGAGAGCTCAGTGAGTTTCCGACCTAGTCTCTCATGCAAGTCCAAGTATTTGGCGACACAGCGGTCCAGACACACAGCTTCCCCCTTTGAAAGTTCTGCCTCCTTGTAATGAGGTGGAACACATTTCCTGTGACATGCATTGGTCATTCTGCATGAGGAAAAGGCACAGGACGAATTAGATCATACACATTTGGATATGTAATGCATAATCTAATTGAAACACAGAAATTTCACAGAAAATTTTCATGAATTATTCAAGTAATATAATCTTTATTAATTCATGTCATTATTTTGTAGAGACTACATACTAGGTCTGCAAGAATTAATCAACAACATCTAAACAAAAaattgctagaaaaaaaaaaagggacaacAAATTTGTTGATTAATCGCAATTGCAGGAACGTCCAGAAAACAGCCAGTATTGCCATTGTACAGTAATGAATAATGCATTTCTATAATTTGAGCTGCTATATGTCTGCAGTAattctgaatataaatatatgttgatATGTTAAATGTATGTTATAATGTAATGCACAAGTCATTGTATTTTTATGAGCGCAATAACAATAAAGGAAATATTGTAATGGGGTATAGATATTATTACTGTTCAGATTCAGCCTCTTACCacttagcctttttttttttttaactagtgtttttaactttaaatgtaaatttgcaaTGTGGTTTCATTGCCTACAATTTAtgtgatatatatacacaaaataaaatgcggCTTTTCCTCTGATTAACTGAGAAATAATCGAGTTCTATCCatttaacacaatttaatttttttattcacctGCTATAAAGTGCTTCTGTTAATTGCAAAAACTATGCAGATCTAAGCCGCCTAAGGGGCACAGGCTAACAGTATGAGAGGTTTTTATATAAGGTTTTTGTTGATCAATCTGCTTTGACGGAGGCCAGAAAAGATGACATGATTCGAGCTGTACGATTAGATACAGGATTCTATTTGAGTGCATACAGCGTGAAGTACAAAATAGTAATGTGGCTTTACTGATGTGACGTATATAGCCACTGACTGTAGTCCTACGCTGCATCTACAAGATACTATTAATTCAATAGCGTCACCCACTACACAAGTCCACAGATTTCGTATGTCAGATGACATTGTAAGTAATCTAACAGAAAGCATGCTGTCACACATTTACAGAGACTACCGTGGGCTTCATACCGGTTATACATGTCAGCCATCATTTCGACCTCCAGCTCCGCGGCGAGCTGCTGCGCTTTCATGGGGTCCATCTTTGCTAATGACCTTTCGGTTTATCCTCACTAAAAACCCACCGGACAACGCGTGGGTCCCGTTCAACAAAGAGCTCTGACAGCTTGCTTAACCTTCAGTGAGCGCACTTGACCGGAAAAAGTACCCACGTTgatggagaagggtctggctgcagaccatgggcgagtggagctccactctcaaaccggaaatacgtcacctccacttgAAAACATCAAGATGGCGTCGCCGGGAGTACTTCAAACTTAAACTCAGGTAATTTTATCTCTGCATCGCTAAAATGGTGAACTGACGCTGTTGTAACGTGCAGTGTAAGAAAAACGCACAGGGCTTACGTGAAATTACTAACAAAAGAATTAATAAACACTatggatttatagatttatatcgcGAGCAATGTTGATGTCTGGCCACTGATCATATATACACCACATAGTAATTTATAGATCAATGTGTCtgtccaatgtgtttttttattaagttatcaaGTTCAATTACAAACCTTTACACCAGATTTCAACAACTGAACACATATAATTAGTGTTGATACAgacaaatagaaagaaaaaagatggaaaaaaataacaaataacaataatcacaccataagataaaacagaataaataacgtaaagaaaaagaaagatgtctTAGGGTCTTattctaacaacaaaaacaagttcaAAGCATACAAGAGTTTCTGGGCGTTCCTGTCAATCCTGAAATGAAGAGACTTTGCAAATATCTTTAGTTCATTCTTCCATCCGCTGAAGTGAGGTTTAACCTTTAAAAACGTACTTATCTTACTTATCTACTTATCTATGAATCTAGTATTTGCACAaagtaattaagttatttatcaaaaagtcTAGGATCTTTTCCTTCAACAATACTCCAACTTTAACTGAGATCACAGTCAAAGGGTGTATTGATATCTGTTTGAAATGAAGCCAGTTTTGAAATTCCAGCCAAAAAGTCTGTACAGattcacatttcaaaaacatatgatCAACAGTTTCAATATCTTTCTCACAGAACCCGCATGAATTGTTCTCCCAATTAAATCTTTCTTGTAGGAAGTGATTAGATGGATAAATGTcctttagaattttaaatgttacttctttggctttaggaagaactggataagtaaaataaagcttccttattttctttgcctcttcttcaataaattcttgaagaacatactttcttttcagttgactggggaagtacagtttggataatacatttctgataaacttatttgttaattgtttgctctttaaatttttaccttcagtacatgatggatagcataggtgtaacttagtttttggtggcttgtggtaaaataacgtagtgaataatgaaaggacacgatcgttttgtatgtgtatacctttagcatttgttgtataattttaaaaaggtcatatgaggaggttgttttcatatttaatttaattttccagggataggattggcatagaagatgcagcactctttacattttaaatgtatgttgccaCCTTAGAAGTCAAGGtctttttacatgtgacattaacatatttatttttctctattttgttgttctgttattctattgtttgacttttttttgtttcagatcaaatgtatatcaagtgTTATCCATCCTTGATAACACCTCCACAAATAGAGACTGGAACTTCTGAGCACCATCACCTTGTCTGCTTTGGGACTGTCATAGGTGAATGATGCAGTACTATTCTGTGTTGAATTTACAAAACGTCAGTACACAGACATAGTTTTGTTCCAGTTTTGCTGTGCTCATGTCTTCTTTGTGTCCCCAGCccagcaatcagatgcatcagaacaacaaagcacaactgtggtgccccaggcaccttcagcaacaagtaaattgctttaacattaatgataattaaatgtcagtattgtAATTAAACTTGACCCATCTGACGTAATTGTTCATGCCAGAGATTTAACAACACTGTCAGTCAGGAGCATATTTAACAGGAGCCACACTCAACTGGCTTGATGGTAACTTCAGTAAGTGTGGtaaaccctcttgtttttgtggctATAACAATTAGACTAAGTAATCTCACTCTCTTCCATTTCCTTAACatgaaactttttgtttttgttgatactgaacaggtgcagtgaagatatttaaagagACACTATCTAAAGTACAGAAAGCCTTACATCATCTCTAGGTGCAGTCACCTACAGCGCAGCCAGCTTCACAAAGACTGTGGGGCTGGTCACCAGGAAAATGGCCAACAAGGAGTGCTTTTGGGGTTTTACCCCTCAGATGACCACCCTGGCTACTGTAGCTGGGATTGCTTCACAGACAATGGAGGTCTTGAAGAGTAAAGTGTGCATGCATGTGAACACATTGTGTTATTACAGTAACAATTATGGTCA from Carassius auratus strain Wakin unplaced genomic scaffold, ASM336829v1 scaf_tig00215628, whole genome shotgun sequence carries:
- the timm10 gene encoding mitochondrial import inner membrane translocase subunit Tim10; this translates as MDPMKAQQLAAELEVEMMADMYNRMTNACHRKCVPPHYKEAELSKGEAVCLDRCVAKYLDLHERLGRKLTELSVQDEEVMRKAAAGTG